A single Arachidicoccus sp. BS20 DNA region contains:
- a CDS encoding SusC/RagA family TonB-linked outer membrane protein: MNQRLRFLTRIIFIFAIVLIASKLIAQNKQANNSRQQTVITGTIKDELNNVLKGVEVSNLNTNEHVLSDSLGKFQINAVKGDSLSASYVGYNSYKWQFSNIIDYAIVLTPSVGSLNDVAIVGYGKQKKITLVGAQSSVNVEELKQPVANLNTMLAGRISGVVGVQRSGLPGSNAADIWIRGISTFGDNSASPLVIIDGVQGRSVNDFDPEDVESFTVLKDASATAVYGALGANGVIIINTKRGKVQKVNLMTNYMEGITAFTKKQKMADAKTYMELKNEAMTASGEDPYYSQAYIDSTLSPTANHYVYPDVDWLNLLFNKISHNRRLNFSATGGSENTQYYASVSYYEESSLLKTDGLQNYDAGTRFQRYNFVSNVDMKWSKTTKFSLGITGYITQSNQPGNGAASAFASAMDASPVRIPAMYPGNLVAGAPENGGASPNPWANITQTGYQESFGSKIASTVKLEQDLSFLFKGLSINGQYTFDTYSANNESRTKQRSVYYLNQAQPYNDDGSLNLEQIVSGSEILGYSSGSSQDRQFSLQGQLSWQRNFGLHSINSMIVYSQLSQPNPAAGNYQDAIPTRQQNYAGRVTYSYNDKYLAEFDAGYTGSQVFAPENRYGFFPSVGIGWVLSNEKFWKPLSNVFQFFKLRYSNGYSGAIGGTRFDYISTIDAALGIQFGTPAYNVNYDGLNVRHYGTNVKWAKSHDQDVGLEFKTFNNNLSFVIDWFQKYRTGIFLTRDNFPGFAGLQYQPDGNYGITLNRGFDGTVELSPISLGSKSSISFRGTFTYNRDKLLENGAAPYEEPYMDPRGQDINNDYGYIAEGLFQSQAQIDNHADQTPLGGNPRPGDIKYKDLNGDGVINEYDATYIGHGSTPPLTFGFGFNFNYGHFYLSAFFEGTHGADIILDGIGRSPFFGAEDNNIYANTVDRWTEENHAVHPFYPRLGYGNVANANNNISSTWWKRDVSFIRFKTLDFGYNLPNKLFKHSGFKDARIYFDGVNLLYWSPFKLWDPEMGTGSGNAYPNTRNLAIGLQLHF; this comes from the coding sequence ATGAATCAAAGGCTTCGATTCTTAACAAGAATTATTTTCATTTTTGCTATTGTGCTTATCGCCTCCAAATTGATTGCACAAAATAAACAGGCTAACAATTCGCGACAGCAAACGGTTATTACCGGAACTATTAAAGATGAACTGAACAATGTATTAAAAGGTGTTGAAGTCAGCAACCTGAATACAAATGAACACGTTTTGTCGGACAGTCTTGGCAAATTCCAGATAAATGCTGTAAAAGGAGATTCACTATCGGCTTCATATGTTGGTTATAATTCCTACAAATGGCAATTCTCCAATATAATAGATTATGCAATTGTTTTAACTCCTTCTGTAGGGAGTCTGAACGATGTCGCCATCGTAGGATATGGAAAGCAAAAAAAGATAACACTCGTAGGTGCGCAATCTTCAGTAAATGTCGAAGAGCTTAAGCAACCGGTGGCAAATCTAAACACGATGTTGGCTGGTCGCATCTCAGGTGTGGTCGGGGTCCAGCGTTCCGGACTACCCGGCAGTAACGCAGCGGATATATGGATTCGGGGCATCTCTACATTTGGCGATAACAGTGCAAGTCCGCTGGTAATTATTGATGGTGTGCAGGGACGAAGCGTTAATGACTTTGACCCTGAAGACGTTGAATCGTTTACCGTATTAAAAGATGCTTCTGCAACGGCTGTGTACGGAGCTTTGGGCGCGAATGGCGTCATCATTATTAATACCAAACGAGGTAAAGTGCAAAAAGTCAACCTGATGACCAATTACATGGAGGGTATAACTGCGTTTACCAAAAAGCAGAAGATGGCGGATGCCAAGACATATATGGAACTTAAAAATGAAGCGATGACGGCTTCAGGCGAAGATCCTTATTATTCTCAAGCTTATATCGACAGTACTTTATCGCCGACAGCCAATCATTACGTATATCCTGATGTAGATTGGCTTAATTTGTTGTTTAATAAAATTTCGCATAACCGCCGCCTCAACTTTAGCGCAACCGGCGGCTCTGAAAATACACAATACTATGCATCCGTTTCCTATTATGAAGAATCTTCATTGCTAAAAACCGATGGGTTGCAAAACTATGACGCAGGTACACGTTTTCAGCGATACAATTTTGTATCGAATGTAGATATGAAATGGTCAAAGACGACTAAATTTTCTTTAGGTATTACCGGCTATATAACGCAATCCAACCAGCCGGGAAATGGTGCTGCCAGTGCATTTGCCAGTGCAATGGATGCCAGCCCGGTTCGCATTCCTGCCATGTATCCCGGTAATTTGGTTGCAGGAGCGCCGGAGAATGGCGGAGCATCGCCTAATCCCTGGGCTAACATTACGCAAACCGGTTACCAGGAATCTTTCGGGTCTAAGATTGCCAGTACGGTTAAGCTGGAGCAGGATTTAAGTTTTTTGTTCAAAGGACTCTCAATAAACGGTCAATACACATTTGATACTTACAGTGCCAATAATGAAAGCCGTACCAAGCAAAGAAGCGTTTATTATCTCAATCAGGCTCAGCCATATAATGATGATGGTTCCTTGAACTTAGAACAGATAGTTTCAGGTTCTGAAATATTGGGCTATAGTTCCGGAAGTTCACAGGACAGGCAATTTTCCTTACAAGGGCAACTTTCCTGGCAAAGAAATTTTGGACTACACAGTATTAATTCAATGATTGTTTACAGCCAGTTAAGCCAGCCAAATCCGGCAGCCGGTAATTATCAAGATGCGATACCAACCCGTCAGCAAAATTATGCGGGCAGGGTAACTTATTCTTACAATGATAAATATTTAGCAGAATTTGATGCAGGATATACCGGTTCACAGGTATTCGCACCAGAAAACAGATATGGTTTTTTCCCCTCGGTAGGTATTGGCTGGGTGCTGTCCAATGAAAAGTTTTGGAAACCGCTTTCCAACGTGTTCCAGTTTTTCAAATTACGCTATTCAAATGGTTATTCCGGAGCTATCGGCGGAACACGGTTTGACTATATTTCTACTATAGATGCAGCATTGGGTATTCAGTTTGGAACACCGGCATATAATGTAAATTACGATGGACTGAATGTACGTCATTATGGAACAAATGTAAAATGGGCAAAATCGCATGACCAGGATGTGGGATTGGAGTTTAAAACATTTAATAATAATCTCTCATTCGTTATAGATTGGTTTCAAAAATACCGTACAGGAATTTTCTTAACAAGAGACAATTTCCCGGGCTTTGCCGGATTGCAATACCAGCCTGATGGTAATTATGGGATTACACTAAACAGAGGATTTGACGGGACTGTGGAATTATCGCCCATTTCACTCGGAAGCAAATCATCCATATCATTCAGAGGAACGTTTACTTATAACAGAGACAAATTATTGGAAAATGGCGCAGCGCCGTATGAAGAACCATATATGGACCCCCGCGGACAGGATATTAATAATGATTACGGGTACATAGCGGAAGGATTGTTTCAAAGCCAGGCTCAGATTGATAACCATGCCGACCAGACACCATTGGGTGGTAACCCTCGCCCCGGCGATATTAAGTATAAAGATTTGAACGGAGATGGGGTTATTAATGAATACGATGCTACATATATCGGACACGGAAGTACGCCCCCGTTAACCTTTGGCTTTGGCTTTAACTTCAATTACGGACACTTTTATTTAAGTGCTTTCTTTGAAGGAACACATGGAGCGGATATTATACTGGATGGCATTGGCAGAAGCCCATTCTTTGGTGCAGAAGACAACAATATATATGCTAACACTGTTGATAGGTGGACAGAAGAAAATCATGCGGTACATCCATTTTATCCGCGTCTTGGTTACGGCAATGTTGCTAATGCCAATAACAATATTAGCAGTACCTGGTGGAAGAGAGATGTTTCTTTTATACGGTTTAAAACATTGGATTTTGGCTATAACCTTCCAAATAAACTGTTTAAGCATAGCGGGTTTAAAGATGCCCGGATTTATTTTGACGGAGTAAATCTGCTGTATTGGAGTCCGTTTAAATTGTGGGATCCGGAAATGGGCACCGGAAGCGGAAATGCCTATCCAAATACACGCAATCTGGCTATAGGGTTACAATTACATTTTTAA
- a CDS encoding sensor histidine kinase, producing MIYKQYYNSIHEDKLYPGAQKVIDSIIYPRMHTLEYLHNNDTAAFNALKYKLCDSIFRSLRLHSTMDSLFKIIVTQNHLDTDLRYLLVISKFSVQFTKGHYVPLYIAGEKENFQYNTAQLPEGIAIAGELNTPNKQNLISALDVSAPENYTYELSFSLFVDSPNRNMVIIYRMLPVFLLSTFSIILMFIIYFYTFRNWLKQKKLSEMKTDFVNSIRHEFNTPLSTIIVANRNLENEEIIINNEEIFSLTKIISRQSQRLKTLFDKVIDIAIIDEAALNKKEYLLINVIEEIIQDYQLVIMDDNVSITLNKSEVNPKVVIDKFRFTTMLVNIIENAIKYNKSIIKKVNISLSVLEKYIEIAISDNGIGMPKKVINHIFNKFYQNKNKDFKIVSGLGLGLFYTMQGIRAHGWEIKVESEDKIGSRFIIYIPNTKNKN from the coding sequence TTGATATATAAACAATATTATAACAGCATACACGAGGACAAGCTCTATCCCGGAGCGCAAAAAGTAATAGACAGTATCATTTACCCAAGAATGCATACCCTTGAATATTTACACAATAATGATACAGCGGCATTTAATGCTTTGAAGTACAAATTGTGCGACAGTATTTTCAGAAGCCTTAGGCTGCATAGCACGATGGACAGTCTTTTTAAGATAATTGTTACCCAAAACCATTTGGATACGGACCTTCGATATCTTTTGGTCATTTCGAAATTCAGCGTTCAATTTACTAAAGGTCATTATGTGCCTCTTTACATAGCCGGAGAAAAGGAGAACTTTCAATATAATACGGCTCAACTGCCGGAAGGAATAGCTATTGCCGGCGAACTGAATACCCCAAATAAGCAAAATTTAATTTCCGCATTAGACGTAAGCGCCCCCGAAAATTACACTTACGAACTATCTTTTAGTTTATTCGTGGACTCGCCAAACAGGAACATGGTAATTATTTACCGGATGCTTCCGGTTTTCCTGTTATCCACCTTCTCGATTATATTAATGTTCATTATCTATTTCTATACTTTTCGCAATTGGCTCAAACAGAAAAAGCTGTCTGAAATGAAAACCGATTTTGTCAATAGTATAAGGCATGAGTTCAATACGCCACTGTCCACCATAATTGTTGCAAACAGGAATCTCGAAAACGAAGAGATTATCATAAATAATGAAGAAATATTTTCCCTGACCAAAATCATCAGCCGGCAATCACAAAGGCTGAAAACGCTTTTCGACAAAGTGATTGATATCGCCATTATAGATGAAGCCGCATTAAACAAAAAAGAATATCTGCTCATCAATGTAATTGAAGAAATAATCCAGGATTATCAATTAGTCATCATGGATGACAATGTTTCGATTACATTAAATAAAAGCGAAGTAAATCCCAAAGTAGTAATCGATAAATTCCGGTTTACAACCATGCTCGTAAATATTATCGAGAATGCAATCAAATACAATAAAAGCATTATCAAGAAGGTAAATATAAGCCTTTCTGTATTAGAAAAATACATTGAAATAGCCATTAGTGACAACGGCATAGGAATGCCCAAAAAAGTAATAAACCACATTTTCAATAAGTTTTACCAAAACAAAAACAAAGATTTTAAAATAGTAAGCGGACTCGGTCT